ttaacatttatttttgagagagagagagagagagagagagagagagagacacagagcacaagcagggaggggcagagagagaaggagacacagaatcctaaacaggctccaggctctgagctgttagcacagagcctgattgcagggcttgaactcatgaattgtgagatcatgacctgagccgaagtcagacgcttaactgactgagccacccaggagccccaacaacTGTGTCTTTAATGAGTCATTGCATCAGGGCATGACAGATTTATAATACTACAGCCTTGATAGCCCATCAGGTGGTAGTGTTATTTTGCATCACGGGGTATGATATTCCAGAAGGAtttgatgaatttttaatattctaacatAGTATTTGATGTTTCTTAAAACATATACAAACACAGGTTTATTATGATAGCTAGTAAGACTGTCTGGTGTTCATATGATAATAGCCAACTTCCATTTATCGAATGCTTGTTGGGCACCAGGTATCATATTGAGAAATTAACTTTCACATCAGCTCTGCGAGAAGTGATTGCCATTATTGCCCCCGTTTTTCAGATGAGGTAACTAAATAGACTATAATTTTCCCAGCTAAGCTGGGAATTAAATCTGGGTGTCTTTGATTTCAGATCCTAAACTCTGCAACTTTTTCAGAAGTAAAAACATAAGGAAATTAAACTGTATAcaatcttttgcatttttttttttttttttttttttttacctcccccTTCAGAGAGCAGGGAAACCTGTAACTACTTGTCACACGGATGCAGCAAACCCTTGCTTGGGAAAACCAGTGCTTTTTTCCTGTAGAAATGTGGTCACACCATAGTGCACTCATCCTTCTGCTTCAGGGGGCGTGTGGTGTCGGGCCTTTATCGGCCTTCTGAGGAACCGAAAACCGTGTGTTTCAGTGAACCGTCTTTTTCCACGTGAATATATATCTGAGCAGCTAAGTAGTGTACACGCTTATGGAATAAAACCATATGTCGAGGCTGTATGTGTTTTCAAAGTACTTAGGTTAGTTCCCCACTGGAACACAAGCCCTGTCAGGGTCAGACTTTGTTTGTTACTCCCTACTGTGTCCTGGGGGCACAGGTCAGCGCAGGTCCTGGCACCCTGCAGGCACTCTGAAAATAAAGGGCAAACGAATATGACCATAGCACATGAAGGGAAGGTGTAGGAAAGCTCAGGAGTGGAAAGCGTAAATATTCCCCCTCCACATCATTGCAGTGGTATCAGTAAGCCAGACCACTACAGCAGATGCAAAGTGAACATTCTCAGATGTTCACATGTCTCTGCTTCTTCTGAAGGAATCTGTGATCTTGTAGTAGAAAGGAGGAATGGcctgctattttaaaaaacagttcagTTTATTTTCTGGTACTTAAGACCTAGTCCTCAAGGTGCAGTGCCTAGCTTTTTATCAAGAACTATGAAAATAAAGATAGGATTACTTACTCAGGGTTTGGTCCCTCTGTCCTCTTGAGTATTATTTCCTTGCTTGTGTTACTGATACATTGCAACCAAGCACTATTAACTTTGTAATATTTCTCCTTTACGTTATATCACTTTGCCAAGAAAACAAGGTGAATTCTAACACTATCCTGGGAGTCCCTAAAACTTGGATCTTAGTACGAATGCAGATTTCTGCCCACCAGCTTGGGGAGACAAGATGCATTTTGGCCTTAGTCCCTAGCACATCTTCAGTTTgttccatttccttattttcagaCTCCATCTATCGTTGCTTCTGCAAAATGTTTTGGTTAATGGGAAAGAAGTCTGGTTACACTGGTTTGCAAGAGATTTCTTTCATTGGGcagtttgatttgtttttcagtCTGCTCCATCTGGACACAAACATCTGACAGTGGAAGAATTATTTGGAACCTCTTTGCCAAAAGAACAGCCAAGTGTGGGTCTGGATTCAGAAGAAGTGGAGAAGCTGCCAGGAGATGCCTCCCAGAAAGAGCCCAGCTCATTCTTACCATTTCCCTTTGAGCAGTCAGGAGGAGCCCCTCAGTCGGACAACCTGGGTGTCCATCCTGCCGCCCACCACTCAGTCCAACCTGAAGTCCCCACCCCGGTGCTGATCACTCCCGCCTCCATCACACAGTCCAGTGAAAAACAGGCCCCCGTCTATGCCGTCCCGTTGCGCCCTGTGCTCAGTCCGACTCTACCAGCAGAAGCTCCTACGGCACAGGTTCCCCCCAGCTTACCCCGAAACGCCACCATGATACAGGCGGTGAAGACCACGCCGAGACAGAGGTCTCCACTCCTGAGCCAGCCAGTCCCTGAGCTGAGCCACGCCAATCTGACTGCCACCCAGAGCCCCTTCAGGGCCCCACTGAGTGTGACAAACACAGCTGGTACCTCGCTCCCAAGTGTTGATCTTCTCCAGAAACTCAGGTTGACCCCACAGCATGACCAAATACAGACGCAGTCACTTGGGAAAAGTGCCATGACATCCGGCTTTTGTTCAGCAGCCGGCCAGCTGGCCACACCTGAGAGCTTCATAGAGCCTCCCCCTAAGACTGCAGCCGCGCGAGCCTCAGCATCCCTCAGCAACATGGTGCTTGCTCCCCTTCAGGTACCggcaggagggtggggggctCTAACTGGGTAGGATGGGGCTGCAGAGGCCTTGATGTTGACGCCCATGAGACAGTCGCTTCAAAGAGACGACTGTTCCGTACATCCAGGGCCGGAAGACAGGAGGTGGAAAGCCCAGTAATGAACAGCTAGACCGTTGGTACACGGTGTTGTGACTCAGTTCCACTTTCCCAGATATCTCAACTGATACAAGCTAAAAAACAATATCGGTATTTTCCTGTCAGGGCATGCGCTGtagggggttttgtttgtttctgtgtgaCAATTCTAAGAGTCTGCATTTGACTCAGGACCATAGATCCAGATTATCCCCAGCGTTGTCCCATCCCCAACTCCCTTGGTACTCACTGAGTGCCCACCTCGGGCCATAATCACATCCCAGATTTGGAGATACGGGATCAAGTAAAACTTCCCAATGAAGCTCATATTCAGCTGAGATCTGAAGACTCAGTAGGAGTTAGTCAGCTCTTTCCTGGACGTAGAGAAAGTGTTTGAGGTAAGGAAAATAGTGTGTGCAGAGGCCTGGAGATGAGAGGCATTTGCTGAACTTAAAGACCTGTAGTGTGGCCGGGCCTCCTCTGGGAGGACCTTGGGGGCGTAGGTACTGGCTGAAGAGCAGGACTTTGTAAACTCCGTGAAGCAGTCTGAGGCTTGTTCTCACAGCCCCAGGGGGCCTTTCTAGGGCTTTAAGGGCAGGTGGTGAGCTGGGAAAGGAGAAGCTGGAAGTAGGGCCACCCGAAGGAGGCCACACAGTTACCCAGGCTTGAACTGGTGAGGCCTGACTTCGAGAGTGTGGACCAGCAGGTTTGTTAACAGGTGTGGGCAGTGGGGCCTGGTGGTcgattgggggtggggtgtgaagAAGAGGCTTGCCACTCAGAGAGGGATGAGGCTGGTGAGTGTGCAGATGAGAGTCAGCTCCAACTGCAGTGATGCGTACGAGATCACACAGCTTCTCGAGAGGGGCAGAGTCTTCTGCTTGAGAGCAGTGTTGCTTGCCTCCCAAAACTTCAGTCCTGTGCCCTTTGACAAGAATCCACAGTCTTAACATCATACCGAATAGTATTATACAGACGAGCCCATCATAATAATCGTGTGTGATTTCTTAGTTAGTGGACTGTTCTGTTCCAGTCCTTTAAAATCTtgcacagaaagaaagggagttcAGTATCTTGGTTATATTGTTCAATTTTCATTTTGGGCCATTTCTGTTGAGGTTCTCTGTAGTATAAGCAGAGAGAATGTTGTAAC
This DNA window, taken from Neofelis nebulosa isolate mNeoNeb1 chromosome 4, mNeoNeb1.pri, whole genome shotgun sequence, encodes the following:
- the DCP1A gene encoding mRNA-decapping enzyme 1A isoform X2 translates to MADVVEEETRRSQQAARDKQSPSQANGCSDHRPIDILEMLSRAKDEYERNQMGDSNISSPGLQPSTQLSNLGSTETLEETPSGSQDKSAPSGHKHLTVEELFGTSLPKEQPSVGLDSEEVEKLPGDASQKEPSSFLPFPFEQSGGAPQSDNLGVHPAAHHSVQPEVPTPVLITPASITQSSEKQAPVYAVPLRPVLSPTLPAEAPTAQVPPSLPRNATMIQAVKTTPRQRSPLLSQPVPELSHANLTATQSPFRAPLSVTNTAGTSLPSVDLLQKLRLTPQHDQIQTQSLGKSAMTSGFCSAAGQLATPESFIEPPPKTAAARASASLSNMVLAPLQSMQQNQDPEVFVQPKVLPSAIPVAGPTLVTATTMAVSSVLLSPSVFQQTVTRSADLERKTGAPSPLTVGTSENQRKPSIILSKSQLQDTLIHLIKNDSSFLSTLHEVYLQVLTKNKDNHNL